A window of the Vibrio ostreae genome harbors these coding sequences:
- the astD gene encoding succinylglutamate-semialdehyde dehydrogenase, translating into MTQWIAGQWVAGQGEHFTSLSPYNQEVVWQGDCATPAQVEAAVSAARSALLSWKQRSFAEREQVVLAFAEQVKANSEMIAEVIAKETGKPLWETRTEAAAMAGKIAISIRAYHDRTGESVREAAGNQIVLRHRPLGVMAVFGPYNFPGHLPNGHIVPALLAGNTVVFKPSEQTPWTGEIAMKLWQQAGLPDGVLNLVQGGKETGIALAQSKGIDGLLFTGSAHTGHLLHRQFAGQPGKMLALEMGGNNPMVISEQYGDLDSTVYTILQSAFISAGQRCTCARRLYIPAGEKGDALLVRLVEATRKLRIDQPFAEPAPFMGPQISVAAAEVILAAQARLVELGAEPLIEARALQAAFVTPGIIDVTAVRELPDEEVFGPLLQVVRYHGLEQAVALANDTQFGLSAGLVSTDDNEWQYFVDHIRAGIVNRNRQLTGASGDAPFGGPGASGNLRPSAYYAADYCAYPMASMEGSATELPATLSPGIEL; encoded by the coding sequence ATGACTCAGTGGATTGCCGGTCAATGGGTGGCTGGCCAGGGTGAACATTTCACCTCTCTAAGCCCATACAACCAGGAAGTAGTCTGGCAGGGGGACTGCGCGACACCAGCTCAGGTTGAAGCGGCGGTCAGTGCCGCGCGCAGCGCACTGCTGAGCTGGAAGCAACGTTCGTTTGCTGAGCGTGAACAGGTCGTGCTGGCGTTTGCTGAGCAGGTGAAAGCCAACAGCGAGATGATCGCCGAAGTCATTGCCAAAGAAACCGGCAAACCATTGTGGGAAACCCGCACTGAAGCGGCGGCGATGGCCGGTAAAATTGCGATTTCTATTCGTGCTTATCATGACCGTACCGGCGAAAGTGTGCGTGAGGCGGCGGGCAACCAGATTGTGCTGCGCCATCGCCCGCTCGGCGTCATGGCGGTATTCGGGCCATATAATTTCCCGGGTCATTTGCCGAACGGACACATTGTACCGGCGCTGCTGGCGGGTAATACTGTGGTGTTTAAGCCGTCAGAGCAGACGCCGTGGACCGGTGAAATAGCGATGAAACTGTGGCAGCAGGCCGGATTGCCGGATGGTGTGCTTAACCTGGTTCAGGGCGGAAAAGAGACTGGCATCGCTTTAGCGCAGTCAAAAGGCATTGATGGCCTGCTGTTTACCGGCAGCGCTCATACCGGTCATTTGTTGCACCGTCAGTTCGCCGGTCAGCCGGGTAAGATGCTGGCGCTGGAAATGGGCGGCAATAACCCTATGGTGATCTCTGAGCAGTATGGCGATCTGGACTCGACCGTGTACACCATACTGCAATCCGCTTTTATCAGTGCCGGGCAGCGTTGTACCTGCGCGCGGCGGTTGTACATTCCCGCCGGAGAGAAAGGCGATGCGCTGCTGGTACGTCTGGTTGAGGCGACCCGCAAGCTGCGTATTGACCAGCCGTTTGCCGAGCCGGCGCCATTTATGGGCCCGCAAATCTCGGTTGCGGCGGCTGAGGTGATTCTCGCTGCGCAGGCCCGTCTGGTTGAGCTTGGTGCTGAGCCTTTGATTGAGGCTCGTGCGCTGCAGGCGGCGTTTGTGACACCGGGGATTATTGATGTGACCGCGGTGCGTGAACTACCGGATGAAGAAGTGTTCGGGCCGTTGCTGCAGGTAGTGCGTTACCACGGCCTTGAGCAGGCTGTTGCGCTGGCCAATGATACCCAGTTTGGTTTGTCAGCCGGTCTGGTCAGTACCGATGACAACGAGTGGCAGTATTTCGTCGACCATATTCGTGCCGGTATTGTTAACCGTAACCGGCAACTGACCGGCGCGAGCGGAGATGCGCCGTTTGGCGGGCCGGGTGCGTCCGGTAACCTGCGTCCGAGTGCCTACTATGCCGCCGACTACTGCGCTTATCCGATGGCTTCGATGGAAGGGTCTGCGACCGAGCTGCCGGCGACGCTCAGCCCGGGCATCGAACTGTGA
- a CDS encoding DUF1338 domain-containing protein, whose protein sequence is MTPTDLFQSLWNDYIDRLCPSADKVHQLLEEDEALINDHIALRTFNLAPLGLETLARPFIELGYQACGEYLFESKKLVAKHYEHPDPLQPKVFISELKVAECSAQLQAIVQGLVAQVDERQLTGSDFLFGGRLWELSYADYQVLAAESEYASWLAAHGYGANHFTVNVNQLKHLHEVQQVNDHLRQAGFTINESGGEVKGSPQVLLEQSSTMADKVEVRFSEGSYTIPGGFYEFAKRYPLPDGKLYTGFVAASADKIFESTDSR, encoded by the coding sequence ATGACGCCAACAGATCTGTTTCAATCTCTGTGGAATGATTACATTGACCGTCTTTGTCCTTCGGCGGACAAAGTGCATCAGTTGCTGGAAGAAGACGAAGCACTGATCAATGACCATATTGCCCTGCGTACCTTCAATCTGGCGCCATTAGGCCTGGAGACTCTTGCCCGGCCGTTTATCGAGCTGGGTTATCAGGCGTGCGGCGAGTATCTGTTTGAGAGTAAAAAACTGGTGGCCAAACATTATGAGCATCCGGATCCGTTGCAGCCGAAAGTGTTTATCAGTGAACTCAAAGTGGCAGAGTGCTCAGCGCAGTTGCAGGCCATTGTACAGGGGCTGGTGGCTCAGGTTGATGAGCGTCAACTGACGGGCAGTGATTTTCTCTTCGGCGGGCGCTTATGGGAGTTAAGCTACGCGGATTATCAGGTGCTGGCCGCTGAGAGCGAGTATGCCTCCTGGCTGGCAGCACACGGTTATGGTGCCAACCATTTCACCGTCAATGTCAATCAGCTCAAGCATCTGCATGAAGTGCAGCAGGTTAATGATCACCTGCGCCAGGCCGGATTTACCATCAACGAATCGGGCGGCGAAGTAAAAGGGTCGCCGCAGGTATTGCTCGAACAGTCCTCGACCATGGCGGATAAGGTTGAGGTGCGTTTTAGTGAGGGGAGCTATACCATCCCGGGCGGTTTTTATGAGTTCGCCAAACGTTATCCGCTGCCGGATGGTAAGTTGTACACCGGCTTTGTCGCGGCCTCGGCCGATAAGATTTTCGAAAGTACAGACAGCCGCTAG
- the crp gene encoding cAMP-activated global transcriptional regulator CRP: MVLGKPQTDPTLEWFLSHCHIHKYPSKSTLIHAGEKAETLYYIVKGSVAVLIKDEEGKEMILSYLNQGDFIGELGLFEEGQERTAWVRAKSPCEVAEISFKKFRQLIQVNPDILMRLSGQMARRLQVTSQKVGDLAFLDVTGRIAQTLLNLAKQPDAMTHPDGMQIKITRQEIGQIVGCSRETVGRILKMLEEQNLISAHGKTIVVYGTR; this comes from the coding sequence ATGGTTCTAGGTAAACCTCAAACCGACCCAACACTAGAGTGGTTTCTTTCCCATTGTCACATTCATAAGTACCCTTCAAAAAGCACGCTGATTCACGCGGGCGAAAAAGCAGAAACCCTGTACTACATCGTTAAAGGTTCTGTTGCGGTACTGATCAAAGATGAAGAAGGTAAGGAGATGATTCTGTCTTACCTGAACCAAGGTGATTTCATCGGTGAACTTGGCTTGTTTGAAGAAGGCCAAGAGCGTACTGCCTGGGTTCGTGCCAAATCTCCTTGTGAAGTGGCTGAAATTTCGTTCAAGAAATTCCGTCAGTTGATTCAGGTTAACCCTGATATCCTGATGCGTCTTTCTGGTCAGATGGCGCGCCGTCTGCAAGTCACCAGCCAAAAAGTAGGCGATCTGGCGTTCCTGGACGTAACGGGCCGTATCGCGCAGACTCTGCTGAACCTGGCGAAACAACCAGATGCGATGACCCACCCGGATGGTATGCAAATCAAGATTACCCGCCAGGAAATCGGTCAGATTGTCGGCTGTTCACGTGAAACCGTTGGCCGTATCCTGAAGATGCTGGAAGAGCAGAACCTGATTTCTGCGCACGGTAAAACCATCGTGGTTTACGGCACGCGTTAA
- a CDS encoding phosphoribulokinase — MSAKHPIIAVTGSSGAGTTTTSEAFRKMFNMMDIRPAWVEGDSFHRFTRPEMDVEIRKAREQGRHISYFGPQANDFAALEGFFRQYGKSGTGQIRRYLHTFDEAVPYNQMPGTFTPWQDLPQNSDIMFYEGLHGGVVDGDINVAQHVDFLIGMVPIVNLEWIQKYVRDTRDRGHSREAVMDSIVRSMDDYLNYITPQFSRTHINFQRVPTVDTSNPLNAKGIPSLDESFVVIRVRGIKNVDYPYLLAMIDGSFMSRHNTIVVPGGKMSFAMELIVRPLLEQLIESGKIG, encoded by the coding sequence ATATGATGGACATCCGGCCGGCCTGGGTGGAAGGTGACAGTTTTCACCGTTTTACCCGTCCGGAGATGGACGTCGAAATCCGTAAAGCACGGGAGCAAGGGCGCCATATCAGCTACTTCGGCCCTCAGGCCAACGATTTTGCCGCGCTGGAAGGCTTCTTCCGTCAGTATGGTAAGTCCGGTACCGGCCAGATTCGCCGTTATCTGCACACCTTTGACGAAGCGGTCCCTTACAATCAGATGCCGGGCACCTTTACCCCGTGGCAGGATCTGCCACAGAACTCAGACATCATGTTCTACGAAGGTCTGCACGGCGGAGTCGTCGATGGTGACATCAATGTCGCTCAGCATGTCGATTTTCTGATCGGCATGGTGCCTATCGTCAACCTGGAATGGATTCAGAAATACGTGCGTGATACCCGCGACCGCGGCCACTCACGTGAAGCGGTGATGGACTCCATCGTGCGTTCGATGGATGACTACCTCAACTACATCACACCGCAGTTTTCCCGCACCCACATCAACTTCCAGCGCGTACCGACGGTCGATACCTCTAACCCGCTCAACGCCAAAGGCATCCCGAGCCTGGATGAAAGTTTTGTGGTGATCCGGGTGCGCGGGATTAAAAATGTCGACTATCCCTACCTACTGGCGATGATTGACGGCTCGTTTATGTCACGCCACAACACCATCGTGGTTCCGGGCGGTAAAATGAGCTTCGCGATGGAGCTGATCGTACGGCCACTGCTGGAACAACTGATAGAATCAGGAAAAATCGGCTGA